Proteins encoded together in one Aeromonas encheleia window:
- a CDS encoding DsbE family thiol:disulfide interchange protein: protein MSKKTWLFLLPFIIFLLGAVFLFKGLYSDPTKLESVMVDKEVPVFTLQDIYDLNKQHDRSILKGRPMLLNVWATWCPTCYGEHTYLKQLAGQGIYIVGMNYKDERDKAIKWLGELGNPYQINLYDPDGMLGLDLGVYGAPETFFIDSQGIIRYRHVGDINPDVWASTLKPIFDAMK from the coding sequence ATGAGCAAGAAGACCTGGTTGTTTCTGCTGCCCTTCATCATCTTCCTGCTGGGGGCCGTGTTCCTGTTCAAGGGACTCTATTCCGACCCCACCAAGCTCGAATCCGTGATGGTGGACAAGGAGGTGCCGGTGTTCACCCTGCAGGACATCTATGACCTCAACAAGCAGCATGACAGGAGCATCCTCAAGGGGCGCCCCATGCTGCTCAACGTCTGGGCCACCTGGTGCCCGACCTGCTATGGGGAGCACACCTACCTCAAGCAGCTGGCGGGGCAGGGCATCTATATCGTCGGCATGAATTACAAGGACGAGCGCGACAAGGCCATCAAGTGGTTAGGGGAGCTCGGCAACCCCTATCAGATCAACCTCTATGATCCCGATGGCATGCTGGGGCTGGATCTGGGGGTCTACGGCGCGCCCGAGACCTTCTTCATCGACAGCCAGGGCATCATCCGCTATCGCCATGTGGGGGATATCAACCCCGATGTCTGGGCCTCGACCCTCAAACCCATCTTTGATGCCATGAAGTGA
- a CDS encoding cytochrome c-type biogenesis protein, whose amino-acid sequence MKTLIASLLLLAGLFGAGQARAAIDVYSFDSDAQEQTFRELTKELRCPKCQNQDIADSNAGLAKDLRDKTYQMVREGKDKQEVVDYMVARYGNFILYDPPMMASTLILWLGPLLVIVIGATTVVVRSRRRPLAAKQTEGALSAQEQARLAALLKEEEKQ is encoded by the coding sequence ATGAAAACGCTTATTGCGTCTCTGTTGCTGCTGGCGGGCCTGTTCGGTGCCGGTCAGGCCCGGGCCGCCATCGACGTCTATAGCTTCGACAGCGATGCCCAGGAGCAGACCTTCCGCGAGCTGACCAAGGAGCTGCGTTGCCCCAAGTGTCAGAACCAGGACATCGCCGACTCCAATGCGGGGCTGGCCAAGGATCTGCGCGACAAGACCTACCAGATGGTGCGCGAGGGCAAGGACAAGCAGGAGGTGGTGGATTACATGGTGGCCCGCTACGGCAACTTCATCCTGTATGACCCGCCCATGATGGCCTCGACCCTGATCCTCTGGCTAGGCCCGCTGCTGGTCATCGTCATCGGCGCCACCACTGTGGTGGTGCGCAGTCGCCGCCGTCCCCTTGCCGCCAAACAGACCGAGGGCGCCCTGAGCGCACAGGAGCAGGCCCGGCTGGCCGCCCTGCTCAAAGAGGAAGAGAAACAATGA
- the ccmI gene encoding c-type cytochrome biogenesis protein CcmI: protein MTAFWILIAALLVLVSLALILPLWRGEGSQSISRSALNKQLYRQRLLELGEEREQGILAEESESVVELQRSLLDDIPDVEQSARGGKSLVWIPGVLVLVVVSLGLYYQLGAWQEVQRWQDASSRLGELSNRILVERDAEVTEQDLLDFTLGLRTRLKDEPNDYRGWLLLGRLTLDGNDPEMAREALERAYELAPQKAMVAVPYAQALMMTGEEAQADQLLQAAIAQDPANIEARSVYAFMALQKEDFQTALSRWQAMLPLLEQGSTRRTMVERSIEYAEQQLRQRGIAVMAAPAAQGEQGNAQTQAQVLAVKEGEFPLHITLAPGIQLPEDAHLFVFAVIPNGPPMPIAVKRIPGPGFPLTLSLGDGDAMLEGSKLASYPELQFKARLSRGGNVMNKEGAFEGVSVTVPTSSIPTAPIDIRIDHAL from the coding sequence ATGACCGCATTTTGGATACTGATCGCGGCCCTGCTGGTGCTGGTGAGCCTGGCCCTGATCCTGCCGCTGTGGCGCGGCGAGGGCAGCCAGAGCATCAGCCGCTCGGCGCTCAACAAGCAACTCTATCGCCAGCGCCTGCTGGAGCTCGGCGAGGAGCGTGAGCAGGGCATACTGGCCGAGGAGTCCGAGTCGGTGGTGGAGCTGCAGCGCAGCCTGCTTGACGACATCCCCGACGTGGAGCAGAGTGCCCGCGGTGGCAAGAGTCTGGTCTGGATCCCGGGGGTGCTGGTGCTGGTGGTGGTGAGCCTTGGCCTCTACTACCAGCTCGGCGCCTGGCAAGAGGTGCAGCGCTGGCAGGATGCCAGCAGCCGACTGGGGGAGCTGAGCAACCGCATCCTGGTGGAGCGCGATGCCGAGGTGACCGAGCAGGATCTGCTGGACTTCACCTTAGGCCTGCGCACCCGCCTCAAAGATGAACCGAACGACTATCGTGGCTGGCTGCTGCTGGGTCGCCTGACCCTGGATGGCAACGACCCCGAGATGGCGCGCGAGGCGCTGGAGCGGGCCTATGAGCTGGCGCCGCAGAAGGCCATGGTGGCGGTGCCCTATGCCCAGGCACTGATGATGACGGGGGAGGAGGCGCAGGCGGATCAGCTGCTGCAGGCGGCCATCGCCCAGGATCCCGCCAACATAGAGGCGCGCTCCGTCTACGCCTTCATGGCTCTGCAGAAAGAGGACTTCCAGACCGCACTGAGCCGCTGGCAGGCGATGTTGCCGCTGCTGGAGCAAGGCTCGACTCGCCGTACCATGGTGGAGCGCTCCATCGAGTATGCCGAGCAGCAGCTGCGTCAGCGTGGCATCGCGGTGATGGCCGCGCCGGCCGCTCAGGGCGAGCAGGGCAATGCTCAGACGCAGGCCCAGGTCCTGGCGGTGAAGGAGGGGGAATTCCCGCTGCACATCACCCTGGCTCCCGGCATTCAGTTGCCGGAGGATGCCCATCTGTTTGTGTTTGCGGTGATCCCCAACGGCCCGCCCATGCCGATCGCGGTCAAGCGTATTCCCGGCCCCGGTTTCCCGCTGACCCTGTCGCTGGGTGACGGCGATGCCATGCTGGAAGGCAGCAAACTGGCCAGCTATCCCGAGCTGCAGTTCAAGGCCCGCCTCTCCCGTGGCGGCAACGTCATGAACAAGGAAGGCGCCTTCGAAGGGGTCTCAGTAACAGTCCCCACCAGCTCAATTCCTACGGCGCCGATTGACATCCGCATCGATCACGCCCTCTAA
- a CDS encoding MlaA family lipoprotein: MYLRSGALAVALLLGGCAGGPPKPGPESLDLEETPNRPEATSTASDPRDPFQGANRAMWAVNYDVLEPYVARPVVHGYARYVPQGMKDGIDNLVENFDEPSSMVNHLITGDLKGAGTNLGRFTLNTTIGLLGIFDVAKHAGLERNMLEMDTVLGKADIGDGAYIMVPIYGPTTTRELVGDTIDTIYFPYALLTFPLRVVHWALDGLGTRAKLIDQERIIDNALDPYALTKDFYLQYNDGKVTGRQPELKQQKKQEDDSNLDEYLDEIDQ, encoded by the coding sequence ATGTATCTGCGTTCAGGAGCATTGGCAGTGGCACTGCTATTGGGGGGCTGTGCGGGTGGCCCTCCCAAGCCGGGCCCAGAGAGCCTGGATCTCGAAGAAACCCCGAACCGTCCCGAGGCGACCAGCACGGCCAGCGATCCTCGCGATCCTTTCCAGGGCGCCAACCGAGCCATGTGGGCGGTCAACTATGACGTGCTGGAGCCCTATGTGGCGCGCCCAGTGGTGCATGGCTATGCCCGCTATGTGCCGCAGGGGATGAAGGATGGCATCGACAACCTGGTGGAGAACTTCGACGAGCCGAGCAGCATGGTCAACCACCTGATCACCGGTGATCTCAAGGGGGCGGGGACCAACCTGGGCCGCTTCACCCTCAACACCACTATAGGCCTGCTCGGGATCTTCGACGTGGCCAAGCACGCCGGCCTCGAGCGCAACATGCTGGAGATGGACACCGTGCTCGGCAAGGCCGACATCGGGGATGGGGCCTACATCATGGTGCCGATCTACGGCCCGACCACCACCCGGGAGCTGGTGGGAGACACCATCGATACCATCTACTTCCCCTATGCCCTGCTGACCTTCCCGTTGCGGGTGGTGCACTGGGCGCTGGATGGGCTGGGTACCCGTGCCAAGCTGATCGATCAGGAGCGGATCATCGACAACGCGCTCGATCCTTACGCGCTCACCAAGGACTTCTACCTGCAGTACAACGATGGCAAGGTGACAGGTCGCCAGCCTGAGCTGAAGCAGCAGAAGAAGCAGGAAGACGACAGCAACCTGGATGAGTATCTGGACGAGATCGACCAGTAA
- the sodB gene encoding superoxide dismutase [Fe] → MAFELPALPYAINALEPHISQETLEYHHGKHHNTYVVNLNNLVPGTEFEGKSLEEIIKTSTGGIFNNAAQIWNHTFYWHSLSPNGGGEPTGALADAINKTFGSFAEFKDAFTKSAIGNFGSSWTWLVKKADGSLAIVNTSNAGCPLTEAGTTPLLTVDLWEHAYYIDFRNLRPKYMETFWTLVNWEFVAKNLAA, encoded by the coding sequence ATGGCATTCGAACTTCCCGCTCTGCCCTATGCAATCAATGCTCTGGAACCGCACATCTCCCAGGAAACCCTGGAATACCACCATGGCAAGCACCACAACACCTACGTGGTCAACCTGAACAACCTGGTGCCGGGTACCGAGTTTGAAGGCAAGTCTCTGGAAGAGATCATCAAGACCTCCACTGGTGGCATCTTCAACAACGCCGCCCAGATCTGGAACCACACCTTCTACTGGCACAGCCTCTCCCCGAACGGCGGTGGCGAGCCCACTGGCGCCCTGGCCGATGCCATCAACAAGACGTTCGGCTCCTTCGCCGAGTTCAAGGATGCGTTCACCAAGTCTGCCATCGGCAACTTCGGTTCCAGCTGGACTTGGTTGGTGAAGAAAGCCGACGGCTCCCTGGCCATCGTCAACACCTCCAACGCCGGCTGCCCGCTGACCGAAGCCGGGACCACCCCGCTGCTGACCGTCGACCTGTGGGAGCACGCCTACTACATCGATTTCCGCAACCTGCGTCCGAAGTACATGGAAACCTTCTGGACCCTGGTCAACTGGGAATTCGTGGCCAAGAACCTGGCTGCCTAA
- a CDS encoding Grx4 family monothiol glutaredoxin, which yields METIEKIKQQLADNPIILYMKGSPKLPSCGFSAQASQAMMSCGEPFAYVDILQNPDIRAELPKFANWPTFPQLWVEGELVGGCDIMIEMFQAGELQTLIKEVAAKHKQDDAVAE from the coding sequence ATGGAAACTATTGAAAAGATCAAACAGCAGCTGGCTGACAATCCCATCATCCTTTACATGAAGGGTTCCCCCAAGCTACCCAGCTGCGGTTTCTCTGCCCAGGCTTCCCAGGCCATGATGTCCTGCGGCGAGCCGTTTGCTTACGTCGACATCCTGCAAAACCCGGACATCCGCGCCGAGTTGCCGAAGTTTGCCAACTGGCCCACCTTCCCCCAGCTGTGGGTGGAAGGGGAGCTGGTCGGCGGCTGCGACATCATGATCGAGATGTTCCAGGCCGGCGAGCTGCAGACCCTGATCAAGGAAGTGGCCGCCAAGCACAAGCAGGATGACGCCGTCGCCGAATAA
- a CDS encoding RsmB/NOP family class I SAM-dependent RNA methyltransferase produces the protein MLKSPLLPRSGDLVVAIVDDVLAQGLTLDRAYARHFSGIELKPQEQARIALVTGDLLRRLSLYCFLTGIQVRQAAKNVWPLLHSWHAFHKITQSNHPSLDRFNEEAFRRRLTEAKKNPVLMDGCPSWLEQLGSEQLGEAWPAERAALAWMPKRYLRVNTLKGTREELQAVLAKEHVSTIPVEGVATALQVTTDAALFRTKAFADGWFEQQDAGSQLVAAALEVSPGMRVIDACAGAGGKTLHIAALMSGKGRLLAMDIEEWKLESLKQRARRAGAHNVETRVIESSKTVKRLKGTADRVLLDVPCSGLGVLKRNPDAKWRDTAERLPVLVALQEEILQRYSQMVKVGGLLVYATCSILPQENRQQVDKFLAANDNYRLRDDHTVSPSETGFDGFYMARIERIG, from the coding sequence ATGCTCAAGTCCCCACTGTTGCCCCGTTCCGGGGATCTGGTCGTTGCCATCGTTGACGATGTATTGGCTCAGGGTCTCACCCTGGACAGAGCCTATGCCCGTCACTTCTCCGGCATCGAACTCAAACCGCAAGAACAGGCAAGGATTGCCCTGGTCACCGGCGATCTGCTGCGCCGCCTCAGCCTCTACTGCTTCCTCACCGGCATTCAGGTGCGTCAGGCCGCCAAGAACGTCTGGCCGCTGCTGCACAGCTGGCACGCCTTCCACAAGATAACCCAGTCTAACCATCCCAGCCTGGATCGCTTCAATGAAGAGGCCTTCCGCCGTCGTCTCACCGAGGCCAAGAAGAATCCGGTGCTGATGGATGGTTGCCCGAGCTGGCTGGAGCAGCTGGGCAGCGAGCAGCTGGGCGAGGCCTGGCCTGCCGAGCGGGCCGCCCTGGCCTGGATGCCCAAGCGCTACCTGAGGGTCAACACCCTCAAGGGCACCCGGGAAGAGTTGCAGGCCGTGCTGGCCAAGGAGCACGTCTCCACCATTCCGGTCGAGGGGGTCGCCACCGCGTTGCAGGTTACCACTGACGCCGCCCTGTTCCGCACCAAGGCCTTTGCCGATGGCTGGTTCGAGCAGCAGGATGCGGGCTCCCAGCTGGTCGCCGCCGCCCTCGAGGTCAGCCCCGGCATGCGCGTCATCGATGCCTGCGCCGGTGCCGGTGGCAAGACGCTGCACATCGCCGCCCTGATGAGCGGCAAGGGCCGCCTGCTGGCCATGGACATAGAAGAGTGGAAGCTGGAGAGCCTCAAGCAGCGTGCGCGCCGTGCCGGTGCCCACAACGTGGAGACCCGTGTCATCGAGAGCAGCAAGACCGTCAAGCGCCTGAAAGGCACCGCCGATCGGGTGTTGCTGGACGTGCCCTGCTCCGGCCTCGGCGTGCTCAAGCGCAATCCGGATGCCAAGTGGCGCGACACCGCCGAGCGGTTGCCGGTGTTGGTCGCCCTGCAAGAGGAGATCCTGCAGCGCTACAGCCAGATGGTGAAGGTCGGTGGTCTGCTGGTCTATGCAACCTGCTCCATCCTGCCCCAGGAGAACCGCCAGCAGGTGGACAAGTTCCTGGCCGCCAACGACAACTACCGGCTGCGTGACGATCACACCGTCAGCCCGTCCGAGACCGGCTTCGACGGCTTCTACATGGCGCGCATCGAGCGCATCGGCTGA